Proteins from a single region of Azospira inquinata:
- a CDS encoding tetratricopeptide repeat protein has translation MKAPHPDNATLGAWFSQAAQAQQQGQGAAAEALYRRILAAVPGHLDTAHNLAVLLGDQQRHGEALQLWQTVLQAQPRSADARIEAALARIRMGDSAGAKQDLLLAAQTPPEDDDTWRRIASGLVLLREFPDAVDAYTAALNANPGEPRNYTAFASLCCHLGEYGVAEELATAATQLAPQLVWAWVEQGNARMKQGKRDEAAASFRQAIQVAPGEPTGYCNLGITQMEVMDLEAALASFNQALALAPEHPLSRWNRALVLLTLGRLAEAWPDYEFRRQANIQGVIYRPPTPQWRGEPLEGKRILLLCEQGLGDSLQFIRYAPLVKARGAWVAVRIQPALKTLFASVPGIDCLIDETEPVPETDCHCQLLSLPLAFHTDGDQIPAQVPYLAPPEEARQHWASRLASLARPRVGLVWAGGRRQHMADARLLDSRRSLELAQLAPILAVPGIQFVSLQKDEAAAQIDVLPPALRPALPLVELSGELTDFAQTAAAIEQLDLVISVDTAVAHLAGALGKPVWLLNRWDTDWRWLLGREDSPWYPSLRQFRQPAPGDWEGAIRLLAQALAAWQGNRAP, from the coding sequence ATGAAGGCACCCCATCCGGACAACGCCACCCTGGGCGCCTGGTTTTCCCAGGCCGCCCAGGCCCAGCAGCAGGGCCAGGGGGCGGCCGCCGAAGCTCTGTACCGGCGCATTCTGGCCGCCGTTCCGGGTCACCTGGATACGGCCCACAATCTGGCCGTACTCCTGGGGGACCAGCAACGACACGGAGAAGCCCTGCAACTCTGGCAGACCGTGCTCCAGGCCCAGCCTCGAAGCGCAGATGCCCGCATCGAGGCGGCCCTGGCCCGCATCCGCATGGGGGACAGTGCCGGTGCCAAGCAGGATTTGCTGCTGGCCGCCCAAACGCCCCCGGAGGATGACGATACCTGGCGCCGCATCGCCAGCGGCCTGGTGCTGCTGCGGGAGTTTCCCGACGCGGTGGATGCCTACACCGCCGCCCTCAACGCCAATCCGGGAGAACCCCGCAATTACACCGCCTTCGCCTCCCTCTGCTGCCATCTGGGGGAATACGGGGTAGCGGAAGAGCTGGCCACGGCAGCCACCCAGCTGGCGCCCCAACTGGTCTGGGCCTGGGTAGAACAGGGCAATGCCCGCATGAAGCAGGGCAAAAGGGATGAGGCTGCCGCCAGTTTCCGCCAGGCCATTCAGGTAGCGCCCGGGGAACCTACGGGTTACTGCAATCTGGGCATCACCCAGATGGAAGTCATGGACCTGGAAGCCGCCCTGGCCTCCTTCAACCAGGCCCTGGCCCTGGCCCCCGAACATCCCCTCTCCCGCTGGAACCGGGCCCTGGTACTGCTCACCCTGGGACGGCTGGCAGAAGCCTGGCCCGACTACGAATTTCGCCGCCAGGCCAATATCCAGGGGGTCATCTACCGGCCCCCTACCCCCCAATGGCGGGGTGAGCCCCTGGAAGGCAAGCGCATTCTCCTGCTCTGTGAACAGGGGCTGGGGGATTCCCTCCAGTTCATCCGTTACGCCCCCCTGGTAAAAGCCCGGGGCGCTTGGGTGGCGGTGCGCATCCAGCCCGCCTTGAAAACCCTGTTCGCCTCCGTTCCCGGCATTGACTGCCTCATTGACGAAACGGAACCGGTGCCGGAAACGGATTGCCATTGCCAGCTGCTCTCCCTGCCCCTGGCTTTCCATACCGATGGGGACCAGATTCCGGCCCAGGTGCCTTATCTGGCGCCCCCGGAAGAGGCCAGGCAACACTGGGCATCCCGTCTGGCTTCCTTAGCCCGGCCCCGGGTGGGCCTGGTGTGGGCAGGGGGAAGGCGCCAGCACATGGCGGACGCCCGTCTGCTGGACAGCCGGCGCAGCCTGGAACTGGCCCAACTAGCCCCCATTCTGGCTGTCCCCGGCATCCAGTTTGTCAGTCTGCAAAAGGACGAGGCCGCCGCCCAGATCGACGTTCTCCCCCCCGCCTTACGCCCCGCTCTGCCCCTGGTGGAGCTCAGTGGAGAGCTTACCGACTTCGCCCAGACCGCCGCCGCCATAGAACAGCTGGATTTGGTGATCAGCGTGGATACGGCGGTGGCCCACCTGGCCGGAGCCCTGGGTAAGCCGGTGTGGCTGCTGAACCGGTGGGACACGGACTGGCGCTGGCTGCTAGGGCGGGAAGATTCCCCCTGGTACCCCAGCCTGCGCCAATTCCGCCAACCCGCCCCGGGGGATTGGGAAGGGGCCATTCGGCTCCTGGCCCAGGCCCTGGCCGCTTGGCAGGGAAATCGCGCCCCTTGA
- a CDS encoding glycosyltransferase, giving the protein MKISLIPAQNADNASSRIRVFLLAQALQAAGQEARIQPMADADLLFIQKKITPDLLAYARLVKARGGRVFYDLDESQDEKLAELNIRPEDWQTMVSLADLITTDTPERARLLSERFPQARLAVLPGGIDADPGRAVPAPTHDGLGIIWFGHVANLHQIAPLVPTLRALGAQLHVVTEGAALPELGEMLPDFQLHPWSLDDLPVLLQQADMALLTQTGDEHEDSKSDGKMLTAIANGLVPLVSPCPAYRELAQALGAEDSLYTSPETLVLAVAAYLDHERRQAYLDRAQPYIREHYGPAALAQHFLQLVADLPPRANAPAPEPQTAPLAVTPPPAEPAATAPTRTSTGAAPRCSVVIPTKDRPHLLAQALESLKNQTNQDFEVVLVNDGGCDLGALVAYYGQYLDIAYIRRPHSGGAAAARNTALGLARGQWIAYLDDDDCFRANHLEVLDKALQDPQVGFVFSDAEYVVYELKDGLPVEGLRSRPYQDKDYDPDELLIANYIPTPTWGHRRQLVDQVGCFDETMPVMEDWDYLIRLSRITRFKKIKQCTVEVRQAKFRTDHTLPAVSGQLPGFQQIYGKYPVTDTNLLALREKLVQQVIQGQPEKPQMPVAYTRDYGLWREKHTLEPIHAQIYAEHMMAWPRRPRFTVVVPTRQENLTQLAATLTAMENQLYKEWQLIVVADYEAPSPLFLQSDTLGWLQIDDLNDDEQLASAYNGLVELGSDWIGILPPGSELSPHAFLALGDYAQAHPQWSAIYTDHDHKDDQGQYVQPWFKPDFNLDYLRSMDYVGAALWFKGEALQRLGGFQPFPGAWLYDALLRLLDGEGGEAIGHIAEPLHHFPAQTQAHPLAQASRQVALENHLQRRGTAAQISAGLVPDTFHVQYQRPDAPLVSLIIPNRDFVWFLRPCLESLFAKTDYGNYEVVIVDNQTEDPDTLAYYEHLKATQGERLRIVPYDRPFNFSAQCNLGVSQARGEYVVLLNNDTEIVQGSWLTRMVSHLARPEVGIVGARLVYPETGKIQHAGIILGMDHLASHGFMRTPMEESGYMNRLQVEQDYSAVTAACLLVAKDTYLAVGGMDEDHAAVLFNDVDFCLKVRSLDKLVVWTPFATLVHHASVSLKSEMEEIKAKARAVDRDRETANALHQRWREWLREDPAYNRHLALHTSKAFQVEGEIVADWDANFRDRPRVLALPPAGGVGEYRFYAPLRALTGKALLQSTIVQTKTYHKQRYLTLSEMERLAPDVLMAQVDYSPMFHDWLERYRQMVPNLRINLMIDDLITEMPRDNPNFKRIPRDGRYRLRKLFKLADSVIVSTQPLLDLVSELTDKGVLVPNTLRDELWLPLQSRKRTGPKPRVGWAGAQQHKGDLAIIANVVKRTASQVDWVFFGMCPDEIRPYIAEFHDFVVGVEAYPAKLASLNLDLAVAPLEQHPFNEAKSNLRILEYGILGLPVICTDIYPYRTDDAPVTRVPNEEQAWVDAILERASHLDQAEREGAALKQWVERHYLLSQVQNLWFQAITGPRA; this is encoded by the coding sequence ATGAAAATTTCCCTGATTCCCGCCCAAAACGCGGACAACGCCAGCAGCCGCATCCGGGTTTTCCTCCTGGCCCAGGCTTTGCAAGCCGCCGGTCAGGAGGCCCGTATTCAGCCCATGGCGGATGCGGATCTGTTGTTCATCCAGAAAAAAATCACCCCGGATCTGCTGGCCTACGCCCGGCTGGTAAAGGCCCGGGGTGGCCGGGTCTTCTACGATCTGGACGAGAGTCAGGATGAAAAACTGGCGGAGCTGAATATCCGTCCGGAAGACTGGCAAACCATGGTAAGTTTGGCGGACCTGATCACCACGGATACCCCGGAACGGGCTCGGCTTCTGTCCGAGCGTTTTCCCCAGGCCCGGTTGGCCGTATTGCCCGGGGGCATTGACGCCGATCCGGGTAGAGCGGTGCCAGCCCCCACCCACGACGGCCTGGGCATCATCTGGTTCGGCCATGTGGCCAACCTTCACCAAATCGCCCCCCTGGTCCCTACGCTGCGAGCCCTGGGCGCCCAACTTCATGTGGTCACGGAAGGGGCCGCTCTCCCCGAACTCGGGGAAATGCTGCCTGACTTCCAGCTCCACCCCTGGTCCCTAGACGACTTACCCGTCCTGCTGCAACAGGCGGATATGGCCCTGCTCACCCAGACCGGGGACGAGCATGAAGACAGCAAAAGTGATGGCAAAATGCTCACTGCCATTGCCAACGGCCTAGTGCCCCTGGTGAGCCCCTGCCCGGCCTATCGGGAATTGGCCCAAGCCCTGGGGGCAGAAGACAGTCTTTATACCTCGCCGGAAACCCTGGTTCTGGCCGTGGCCGCCTATCTGGACCATGAACGGCGTCAGGCCTATCTGGACCGGGCCCAGCCCTATATTCGGGAACACTACGGCCCGGCCGCCCTGGCCCAACACTTTCTCCAATTGGTGGCGGATCTTCCCCCCCGGGCGAACGCCCCGGCCCCCGAGCCACAGACCGCGCCGCTGGCAGTGACGCCCCCCCCGGCGGAACCTGCCGCCACAGCGCCAACCCGCACCAGCACCGGCGCCGCTCCCCGTTGCTCTGTGGTTATCCCCACCAAAGACCGGCCCCATCTCCTGGCCCAGGCTCTGGAAAGCCTGAAAAACCAGACCAACCAGGATTTCGAAGTGGTTCTGGTCAATGATGGTGGCTGCGATCTGGGGGCCCTGGTGGCCTATTACGGTCAGTATCTGGATATCGCCTACATTCGCCGCCCCCATTCCGGAGGCGCAGCCGCTGCCCGCAACACCGCCCTGGGCCTGGCTCGAGGACAGTGGATTGCCTATCTAGATGACGATGACTGCTTCCGAGCCAATCACTTGGAGGTCCTAGATAAGGCCCTGCAAGACCCCCAGGTCGGATTTGTCTTCTCGGACGCGGAGTATGTGGTTTATGAGCTCAAGGACGGGCTCCCTGTAGAAGGGCTGCGCAGCCGCCCCTATCAGGACAAAGACTACGACCCGGACGAGCTGCTCATTGCCAATTACATTCCCACCCCCACCTGGGGCCATCGCCGCCAGCTGGTAGACCAGGTGGGCTGCTTCGATGAAACCATGCCGGTCATGGAGGACTGGGACTACCTGATCCGCCTTTCCCGAATCACCCGCTTCAAAAAAATCAAACAATGCACGGTGGAAGTCCGCCAGGCAAAGTTCCGCACCGACCACACCCTGCCGGCGGTGAGCGGCCAACTGCCAGGCTTCCAGCAAATCTATGGCAAGTATCCGGTCACGGATACCAATCTCCTGGCACTCCGGGAAAAACTGGTCCAACAGGTCATCCAGGGCCAACCGGAAAAGCCCCAAATGCCTGTGGCCTATACCCGGGACTACGGCCTGTGGCGGGAAAAACACACCCTGGAACCAATCCACGCCCAGATCTACGCTGAGCACATGATGGCCTGGCCCCGGCGGCCCCGGTTCACCGTGGTGGTGCCCACCCGGCAGGAGAACCTGACCCAGCTGGCGGCCACCTTAACCGCCATGGAAAACCAGCTGTATAAGGAATGGCAGCTGATCGTGGTGGCGGACTATGAGGCCCCCAGCCCCCTGTTTCTCCAATCCGACACCCTGGGCTGGTTGCAGATCGACGATCTGAATGACGACGAGCAGCTGGCTTCCGCCTATAACGGCCTGGTGGAGCTGGGAAGCGACTGGATCGGCATTCTGCCCCCGGGGAGCGAACTGTCGCCCCACGCCTTCCTGGCCCTGGGGGATTATGCCCAGGCCCACCCCCAGTGGTCCGCCATCTACACCGACCACGACCATAAAGATGACCAGGGCCAGTACGTCCAGCCCTGGTTCAAGCCGGATTTCAACCTGGATTACCTGCGCTCCATGGATTACGTGGGCGCCGCCCTGTGGTTCAAGGGGGAAGCCCTGCAACGGTTGGGGGGCTTCCAGCCCTTCCCCGGCGCCTGGCTCTACGACGCCCTGCTACGCCTGCTGGATGGGGAGGGAGGGGAGGCCATCGGCCATATTGCCGAGCCCCTGCACCACTTTCCTGCCCAGACCCAGGCCCATCCCCTGGCCCAGGCTTCCCGCCAGGTGGCCTTGGAAAACCACCTGCAACGCCGGGGTACGGCGGCCCAGATCAGCGCCGGCCTGGTGCCGGACACTTTCCACGTCCAGTACCAACGGCCGGACGCTCCCCTGGTATCCCTCATTATTCCCAACCGGGACTTCGTCTGGTTCCTGCGCCCCTGCCTGGAATCCCTCTTCGCCAAAACCGACTACGGTAATTACGAAGTGGTGATCGTGGATAACCAGACGGAAGACCCGGATACCCTGGCCTATTACGAGCACCTCAAAGCCACCCAGGGGGAACGACTGCGTATCGTCCCCTATGACCGGCCCTTCAACTTCTCCGCCCAGTGCAACCTGGGGGTCAGCCAGGCCCGGGGCGAATACGTGGTGCTCCTCAACAACGACACGGAAATCGTCCAGGGGAGCTGGCTAACCCGCATGGTGAGTCATCTGGCCCGGCCCGAAGTGGGCATTGTGGGTGCCCGGCTGGTGTACCCGGAAACGGGAAAAATCCAACACGCCGGGATTATCCTGGGCATGGACCACCTGGCGTCCCACGGCTTCATGCGTACCCCCATGGAGGAATCGGGCTACATGAACCGGCTCCAGGTGGAACAGGACTACAGCGCCGTCACCGCCGCCTGCCTGCTGGTGGCCAAGGACACCTATCTGGCCGTGGGGGGCATGGACGAAGACCACGCCGCCGTGCTCTTCAACGACGTGGACTTCTGCCTCAAGGTCCGCAGCCTGGATAAGCTGGTGGTCTGGACCCCCTTCGCCACCCTGGTCCACCACGCCAGCGTCTCCCTGAAAAGCGAGATGGAGGAAATCAAGGCCAAGGCCCGGGCGGTGGATCGGGATCGGGAAACCGCCAATGCCCTGCACCAGCGCTGGCGGGAATGGCTGCGGGAAGACCCGGCCTACAACCGCCATCTAGCCCTGCACACCAGTAAAGCCTTCCAGGTGGAAGGGGAAATCGTGGCGGACTGGGACGCCAATTTTCGGGATCGGCCCCGGGTGCTGGCCCTGCCCCCCGCCGGAGGCGTGGGGGAATACCGGTTTTACGCCCCCCTCCGGGCACTGACCGGCAAAGCCCTTCTACAAAGCACCATTGTCCAGACCAAGACCTATCACAAGCAGCGCTACCTCACCCTCTCCGAAATGGAGCGTCTGGCACCCGATGTGCTCATGGCCCAGGTGGATTACTCCCCCATGTTCCACGACTGGCTGGAACGGTACCGGCAAATGGTCCCCAATCTGCGCATCAATCTGATGATCGACGACCTGATCACGGAAATGCCCCGAGACAATCCCAATTTCAAGCGCATTCCCCGGGATGGCCGCTATCGCCTGCGCAAACTCTTCAAGCTGGCCGACTCGGTCATTGTCAGTACCCAGCCCCTGCTGGATCTGGTGAGCGAGCTCACGGACAAGGGGGTGCTGGTGCCCAACACCCTGCGGGACGAGCTCTGGCTGCCCCTGCAAAGCCGCAAGCGCACCGGTCCCAAGCCCCGGGTGGGCTGGGCCGGGGCCCAGCAGCACAAAGGGGATCTGGCCATTATTGCCAATGTGGTGAAGCGCACGGCCAGCCAGGTGGATTGGGTCTTTTTCGGCATGTGCCCGGACGAAATCCGCCCCTATATCGCCGAATTCCATGATTTCGTCGTGGGGGTGGAGGCCTACCCGGCCAAGCTGGCCAGCCTCAATCTGGATCTGGCGGTGGCCCCCCTGGAACAGCACCCCTTTAACGAAGCCAAGAGCAATCTGCGCATTCTGGAATACGGCATTCTGGGCCTGCCCGTCATCTGCACGGACATCTACCCCTACCGGACCGACGACGCCCCCGTGACCCGGGTGCCCAATGAGGAACAGGCCTGGGTGGATGCCATTCTGGAACGGGCCAGCCATCTAGATCAGGCGGAACGGGAAGGGGCGGCCCTGAAACAGTGGGTGGAACGGCATTACCTCCTGAGCCAGGTCCAGAACCTGTGGTTCCAGGCCATCACCGGCCCCCGGGCCTGA
- a CDS encoding DegT/DnrJ/EryC1/StrS family aminotransferase, with protein sequence MTPPLNVPFLDLSAAYRELQPEIEGAVLEVLRSGHYIGGRVLAEFEDKFAAATGAAYCIGVGNGLDALHLTLVALGIGPGDEVLVPSNTFIATWLAVSHCGATPVAVEPDPVTYTMDPSRLEAAITPRTRAILPVHLYGHPADLDPIMAIARRHRLAVVEDGAQAHGTHYKGRPIGSHGNPVAWSFYPGKNLGALGDGGAVTTDDPALQERIRELGNYGSRQKYVHERIGFNSRLDPVQAAVLGVKLAHLEDWNGRRRQLAQRYREALADTPLTLPTVAPWADPAWHLFVIRHPQRNALQRYLAERGISTLIHYPTPPHRQQAYARAWAGINFPLAEQLAGEVLSLPMGPQLTDAQAQWVIQALTEIGEVL encoded by the coding sequence ATGACTCCGCCCCTAAATGTCCCTTTTCTCGACCTGAGCGCAGCCTACCGAGAACTTCAACCGGAAATTGAAGGGGCGGTTTTAGAGGTGCTGCGTTCCGGCCACTATATCGGGGGCCGGGTTTTGGCGGAATTTGAGGACAAATTTGCCGCTGCTACCGGCGCCGCCTACTGTATTGGCGTGGGCAACGGCCTGGACGCCCTGCATCTGACTTTGGTAGCCCTAGGCATTGGCCCCGGGGACGAAGTGCTGGTCCCCAGCAACACCTTCATCGCCACCTGGCTGGCAGTTAGCCATTGCGGCGCTACCCCGGTAGCGGTGGAGCCCGACCCCGTTACTTACACGATGGACCCAAGCCGCCTGGAAGCGGCCATCACTCCCCGCACCCGGGCCATTCTTCCGGTCCATCTCTACGGTCACCCGGCGGATCTGGACCCCATCATGGCCATCGCCCGCCGCCATAGGCTGGCCGTGGTGGAAGATGGAGCCCAAGCCCACGGCACCCACTACAAGGGACGCCCCATCGGAAGCCATGGCAATCCGGTGGCCTGGAGTTTCTATCCGGGAAAAAATCTGGGCGCCTTGGGGGACGGGGGAGCGGTCACCACGGATGACCCTGCACTCCAAGAGCGAATTCGGGAATTGGGCAATTACGGCTCCCGACAGAAATACGTCCACGAGCGGATTGGTTTCAACAGCCGTCTGGACCCGGTGCAAGCAGCTGTCCTGGGGGTCAAGCTAGCCCATCTGGAAGACTGGAATGGACGTCGCCGCCAACTCGCCCAACGCTATAGGGAAGCCCTGGCGGACACCCCTCTCACTCTGCCTACCGTCGCCCCTTGGGCTGATCCGGCGTGGCACCTGTTCGTCATCCGTCATCCCCAGCGGAATGCTTTGCAGCGCTATCTGGCGGAGCGAGGCATCAGTACCCTGATCCACTACCCCACCCCGCCCCACCGGCAACAGGCCTATGCCCGGGCATGGGCTGGAATCAACTTTCCTCTGGCAGAACAACTGGCGGGAGAGGTACTCAGCTTGCCCATGGGTCCCCAGTTAACCGATGCCCAGGCCCAATGGGTCATCCAGGCTCTGACCGAAATCGGAGAAGTCCTCTGA
- a CDS encoding sugar 3,4-ketoisomerase, with protein sequence MPLQDCHLIYLPKIQDPRGNLTFIEGGRHIPFEIARTYYLYDVPGGSERGGHAHRQLHQFIIAMSGSFDVNLSDGRESHRFHLNRSYYGLYVCPMMWRTLDNFSSGAVCMVLASAPYEEEDYIRDHDQFLREVLAP encoded by the coding sequence ATGCCCTTGCAGGATTGCCATCTCATCTACCTGCCCAAAATCCAGGACCCCCGAGGCAACCTGACCTTCATCGAAGGGGGGCGCCATATTCCCTTCGAGATCGCTCGCACCTATTACCTCTACGACGTGCCCGGAGGCTCGGAGCGAGGCGGTCATGCCCACCGCCAGCTGCACCAATTCATCATTGCCATGTCCGGCAGCTTCGACGTCAATCTGAGCGATGGGCGGGAAAGTCACCGTTTTCACCTTAACCGCTCTTACTACGGGCTCTATGTCTGCCCCATGATGTGGCGAACCCTGGACAATTTTTCTTCCGGCGCCGTCTGCATGGTGCTGGCCTCTGCCCCCTATGAGGAAGAGGACTACATTCGAGACCATGACCAGTTTCTCCGGGAAGTGTTGGCCCCATGA
- a CDS encoding glycosyltransferase — translation MRFSLIIPTYNATATLLRAVSSVFNQIPSSGLEIILVDDCSTDTTPDLLQALVRDHPELPVIVDRLPRNRGPGAARNRGVALARGEWVVFLDGDDALEGGFFAAVEQHLETQTEPPDLVAFDWRYGADPVGQPRGRRDDLSLLASCDATARIREYLLNRLDNSVIFHLFRREFLVAQKIHFRGGYHEDVDYLFHALLAARQVTVLAAVLYIKWDTPGSIVNTLGTRHIKGYLKALEAIWEMLSIRGQSGKFVSELRIGLMNVVSSRLMRLMNTAIVKEDRPEAILQCLYQDSRHLLAQLPEQSSAPAGFQTKYQILFQTFMAGMAQDTLDSAALLRRLGEEARKTWSCYDLHHSLFLAPNQIRTCCKRFFRDGQMQGDVALFDTAPGDHPDYAQVLAAKQALHREINRDNAEQCRSCPFLAFQEWGPLLSNGVRYLSLEYHSVCNMRCLYCSDTYYGGLAPSYDVAALVKSLEQAGALSHCEYVVWGGGEPTIDAQFEPVLRNLARWAPGVKQRVITNATKFSPPLAELLQEDRAFIVTSVDAGSEPLFRKIRESKQFPQVLKNLGRYAAARSDNVIIKYILMEENSTFGELASFTAQIAEHGLLNCNFQISCDFKRPEVTEEEIVAIAELFALLRQNGAHFVFVDDLVWQRLPTVEEGLVDRLKDHLRQRRLPDFIQTGPLAEGVVVWGTGAQAGLLAEKSHLLRQTPVTAYIDPRPSAQAKPYRSHPVWAPEAIPNNGAPILIAAVQSAPFIYRDCLVRGLGYRVLTGLVL, via the coding sequence ATGCGCTTTTCCCTGATCATCCCCACCTACAACGCCACCGCCACCCTGCTCCGAGCGGTATCCAGCGTCTTCAACCAGATTCCCTCCTCCGGCCTGGAGATCATTCTGGTGGATGACTGCTCCACGGACACAACGCCGGACCTGCTCCAGGCTTTGGTCCGAGACCATCCTGAACTACCGGTCATCGTGGATCGCCTGCCCCGTAACAGAGGCCCGGGGGCCGCGCGTAACCGGGGAGTGGCTTTGGCCCGTGGGGAATGGGTTGTTTTCCTGGATGGGGATGATGCCCTGGAAGGCGGTTTTTTTGCTGCTGTTGAACAACATCTAGAGACTCAGACTGAGCCACCAGACCTGGTGGCCTTCGACTGGCGCTATGGCGCCGATCCGGTAGGCCAGCCCCGGGGCAGGAGGGACGACCTGTCCCTCCTGGCGAGTTGCGATGCCACGGCCCGTATTCGGGAATATTTACTCAATCGTCTGGACAACTCGGTGATTTTTCACCTGTTCCGGCGGGAGTTCTTAGTAGCACAGAAAATCCACTTCCGAGGCGGCTATCACGAGGATGTGGATTATCTATTCCACGCTCTCCTGGCCGCCCGCCAGGTCACGGTATTGGCCGCGGTCCTCTACATCAAATGGGACACCCCAGGCTCCATCGTCAATACCTTGGGAACACGCCATATCAAAGGCTATCTCAAGGCTTTGGAGGCCATTTGGGAGATGCTTTCCATCCGGGGGCAAAGCGGAAAATTCGTCTCGGAATTACGCATCGGCTTGATGAATGTGGTGTCCTCCCGCTTGATGCGACTGATGAACACGGCCATCGTCAAAGAAGACCGCCCGGAAGCCATTCTCCAGTGTCTGTATCAGGACAGCCGCCATTTACTGGCCCAACTGCCAGAACAATCCTCCGCTCCTGCAGGCTTCCAGACAAAGTATCAAATCCTTTTCCAGACCTTCATGGCGGGTATGGCCCAGGACACCTTAGATAGCGCCGCCCTGCTCCGCCGCCTTGGGGAAGAAGCCAGGAAAACCTGGAGCTGTTACGATCTCCACCATTCCCTGTTCCTCGCCCCCAACCAAATCCGTACCTGCTGCAAGCGCTTCTTCCGGGACGGCCAGATGCAGGGGGACGTGGCACTTTTCGACACGGCACCGGGGGACCATCCGGACTACGCTCAGGTTCTCGCTGCCAAACAGGCCCTGCACCGGGAAATCAACCGGGACAATGCGGAACAATGCCGGAGTTGCCCCTTCCTCGCCTTTCAGGAGTGGGGCCCCCTGTTGTCCAATGGGGTCCGCTACCTGTCTCTGGAATACCACTCGGTCTGCAATATGCGCTGCCTTTATTGCAGCGACACCTATTATGGTGGTCTAGCACCGTCCTATGACGTCGCCGCTCTGGTGAAGTCCCTGGAGCAAGCGGGAGCCCTGAGCCACTGCGAATACGTAGTCTGGGGAGGAGGGGAACCTACCATTGATGCCCAGTTTGAGCCGGTCCTCCGAAATCTGGCCCGCTGGGCCCCCGGGGTCAAACAGCGGGTGATCACCAACGCCACCAAGTTTTCCCCGCCCCTGGCCGAGCTTCTGCAAGAAGATCGGGCCTTCATCGTTACCAGCGTGGATGCGGGCAGCGAACCCCTATTCCGGAAAATTCGCGAGTCTAAGCAATTTCCCCAGGTACTCAAGAACTTGGGACGCTATGCCGCGGCCCGGAGCGACAACGTCATCATCAAGTACATCCTCATGGAGGAAAACAGTACTTTTGGAGAACTAGCCTCCTTTACCGCCCAAATAGCCGAGCACGGACTTCTGAATTGCAACTTCCAGATTAGCTGCGACTTCAAGAGGCCCGAAGTCACGGAGGAGGAAATTGTCGCCATCGCAGAACTCTTCGCCCTGCTCCGACAAAACGGCGCCCACTTCGTCTTCGTAGATGACCTAGTCTGGCAGCGCCTGCCCACGGTAGAGGAAGGCTTGGTGGACCGGTTAAAGGACCACCTCCGCCAGCGGCGCCTGCCGGACTTTATCCAGACCGGTCCTCTGGCGGAAGGAGTAGTGGTCTGGGGTACGGGGGCCCAAGCTGGCCTGCTGGCAGAAAAATCCCACCTACTGCGCCAAACCCCGGTCACCGCCTACATAGATCCTCGCCCCTCCGCCCAGGCCAAGCCTTACCGAAGTCACCCGGTATGGGCCCCGGAAGCTATACCCAACAACGGCGCCCCCATTCTCATCGCCGCCGTCCAAAGCGCTCCCTTCATCTACCGGGACTGCCTGGTCCGGGGCCTAGGTTACCGGGTTCTCACCGGCTTGGTGTTATAG